The following coding sequences are from one Pigmentibacter ruber window:
- a CDS encoding ABC-F family ATP-binding cassette domain-containing protein, protein MIRIENLSKAYGSKILFSQSSYHFPEGERIALVGPNGAGKSTLLNILCSIEEPDDGQILKPAKMNLGYLPQEPNPNPKETVLEECMDGALKLKKLKQDLDLILIEMENNYNEDVHKKFEKIEDSFREAGGYALEARAKGILVGLGFLGNQLHKNPKQLSGGWRMRLELAKVFLNDPDFLVLDEPTNHLDLPSLIWVEKFLQSFAGTLLFVSHDRALLNRLSTITLHLFNGKFTPYKGNFDSFLEQREQRLELETAAYERHKKRADEIQRFVDRFKAKASKAKQAQSRMKMLERMKEVEGSFDIDNSVDEISFSLPKVTQSGKEVLKVEKMSIGYQSILSKHIELNVLRGQKIAIIGPNGIGKSTFLKTLSNVINPLEGEFTLGHNVSLAFFAQDQLDTLDENKTILDNVLSVSDNIGEKKARSVLGSFLFRGDDVFKYVKVLSGGEKSRVGLACLLLKNANFLLLDEPTNHLDMSSAEILADAIDEYEGTVLFVSHDRNFIDSICTHVFAMTNDGRFALFEGKLEDYERLAPLSGFPDILSPDRSMEMAKLIDEPIENPKTIHNPKDIETDSKKDIQKLEKFKEKIELEIYEISEKIKEIDFQMHQLDPSDYKKMSELEKTLQINKKKLFDNEELWLEIEAKIVQK, encoded by the coding sequence ATGATTCGAATAGAAAACTTAAGTAAAGCTTATGGCAGTAAAATATTATTTAGTCAGTCTTCATATCACTTTCCTGAAGGGGAGCGAATTGCTTTAGTTGGACCAAATGGGGCTGGAAAATCAACATTGCTAAATATTCTATGTAGTATTGAAGAGCCAGACGATGGACAAATTCTAAAACCAGCAAAAATGAATTTAGGTTATTTACCACAAGAACCTAATCCAAATCCTAAAGAAACTGTTTTAGAAGAATGTATGGATGGAGCCCTAAAATTAAAGAAACTAAAGCAAGATTTAGACCTCATCTTGATAGAAATGGAAAATAATTATAACGAAGATGTGCATAAAAAATTTGAAAAAATAGAAGATTCATTTCGTGAAGCTGGTGGATATGCCCTTGAAGCACGAGCAAAAGGAATTTTAGTTGGTTTAGGATTTCTTGGAAATCAATTACATAAAAATCCTAAACAGCTTTCAGGTGGCTGGAGAATGCGTCTTGAGTTGGCAAAAGTGTTTTTAAACGATCCCGATTTTTTAGTTCTTGATGAACCTACAAACCATTTAGATTTACCAAGTCTTATTTGGGTGGAAAAGTTTTTGCAAAGTTTTGCTGGAACTCTTCTTTTTGTCTCCCATGATAGAGCTTTATTAAATAGGCTCTCAACTATAACATTACATTTATTCAATGGAAAATTTACTCCATATAAAGGAAACTTTGACTCATTTCTTGAACAAAGAGAACAACGACTTGAACTAGAAACTGCTGCTTATGAACGTCATAAAAAGCGAGCAGATGAAATTCAACGTTTTGTTGATAGATTTAAAGCAAAAGCTTCCAAGGCAAAACAAGCTCAAAGCCGGATGAAAATGCTTGAAAGAATGAAGGAAGTAGAAGGTAGCTTTGATATTGATAATTCTGTTGATGAAATTTCTTTTTCCTTGCCTAAGGTGACACAAAGTGGAAAAGAAGTCTTAAAAGTTGAAAAAATGAGTATAGGTTATCAATCAATTCTTTCAAAGCATATAGAATTAAATGTTTTACGTGGGCAAAAAATTGCAATTATTGGACCAAACGGAATTGGTAAATCAACCTTTCTTAAAACATTATCAAATGTAATAAATCCTTTAGAAGGAGAATTTACATTAGGTCATAATGTTTCTTTAGCTTTTTTTGCGCAAGACCAATTAGACACTTTAGATGAGAATAAAACTATTTTAGATAATGTTTTAAGTGTTTCTGATAATATTGGTGAGAAAAAAGCAAGAAGTGTTTTAGGAAGCTTTTTATTTCGTGGTGATGATGTTTTTAAATATGTGAAAGTTCTTTCTGGAGGAGAAAAAAGTAGAGTTGGATTAGCTTGTTTGTTATTAAAAAATGCAAATTTTTTATTGCTTGATGAGCCTACAAACCACTTAGACATGTCAAGTGCCGAAATACTAGCAGATGCAATTGATGAGTATGAGGGAACAGTATTATTTGTCAGTCATGATAGAAATTTTATTGATTCTATTTGTACACATGTTTTTGCCATGACCAATGATGGACGTTTTGCTTTATTTGAAGGAAAACTTGAAGACTACGAACGTCTTGCTCCGCTTTCAGGATTTCCTGATATTTTAAGTCCTGATAGAAGTATGGAAATGGCAAAATTAATTGATGAACCTATTGAAAACCCAAAAACTATTCATAATCCAAAAGATATTGAGACTGATAGTAAAAAAGATATTCAAAAGTTAGAAAAATTTAAAGAAAAAATTGAGCTAGAGATATATGAAATTTCTGAAAAAATAAAAGAAATTGATTTTCAAATGCATCAGCTTGATCCAAGTGATTATAAAAAAATGAGCGAGTTAGAAAAAACACTGCAAATAAATAAGAAAAAGCTTTTTGATAATGAAGAATTATGGCTAGAAATTGAAGCTAAAATTGTCCAAAAATAA
- a CDS encoding alpha/beta fold hydrolase, with protein MFQERAENIKSFDGNELFFRVYTPSKNTFSESKLAGVVLAVHGFGEHSGRYEHVAKAICSQNLAFAIFDIRGHGKSGPKRGDAENLHAMVLDVIFMTNHVKQLLGLTKQKDSFFGLMGHSFGSLLVTYAAAHLADSCPPVFLSSPCYGIKKSIPGWKKFLANSVAKYLPQLTAPIGIPSEDLSNNPENNIAAEEDTLRLTTITARMGNTFLCAVEEKKIIQAIRLISAPVTIVAAEDDKLVKVDVTKKCVPYFSHNDSSLRVLQGAGHEIFNEIDPIRNEALADLLHWTQRKYELKLE; from the coding sequence ATGTTTCAAGAACGTGCTGAAAACATAAAAAGTTTCGATGGAAATGAGTTATTTTTTAGAGTTTATACTCCGTCAAAAAACACTTTTTCTGAGTCAAAATTGGCTGGTGTTGTTCTTGCCGTGCATGGATTTGGAGAGCACAGCGGCAGATATGAACATGTTGCAAAAGCTATTTGTTCACAAAATCTTGCCTTTGCAATCTTTGACATAAGAGGGCACGGAAAGTCAGGTCCCAAACGGGGTGACGCTGAAAATTTACACGCTATGGTTCTTGATGTTATTTTTATGACCAATCATGTGAAACAATTACTTGGATTAACAAAACAAAAAGATTCTTTTTTTGGATTAATGGGGCATAGTTTTGGCTCACTTCTTGTTACTTATGCTGCTGCCCATCTTGCAGATTCTTGTCCACCTGTATTTTTAAGTTCACCTTGTTATGGAATAAAAAAATCAATTCCAGGATGGAAAAAATTTCTTGCTAACAGTGTGGCGAAATATTTACCGCAATTAACAGCTCCTATAGGTATTCCTTCAGAAGACCTATCGAATAATCCTGAAAATAATATTGCAGCAGAAGAGGATACTCTGCGACTAACTACAATAACAGCACGAATGGGGAATACATTTTTATGTGCTGTGGAAGAAAAAAAAATAATTCAAGCAATTCGATTAATTAGTGCTCCTGTTACAATAGTTGCAGCAGAGGATGACAAATTAGTAAAAGTTGATGTAACTAAAAAATGCGTGCCTTATTTTTCGCATAATGATAGTTCTTTAAGAGTGTTGCAAGGAGCTGGGCATGAAATTTTTAATGAAATTGATCCAATACGGAACGAAGCATTAGCAGATTTACTTCATTGGACCCAAAGAAAGTATGAACTAAAATTGGAATAA
- the flgG gene encoding flagellar basal-body rod protein FlgG has translation MLRSLNTAATGMDSQQRLIDTLSNNMANVNTIGFKASKAYFHDLLYQNIRAPGLQTTTGVIAPSGIQIGNGSKIVSVEKSFDEGAIKITNKDTDMAIMGKGFFRIQLPDGTIGYTRDGTFRRSADGRIVTSEGLPLIPEIVIPPNTLHLTIGLDGLVSAKVSGEQEPRNLGQILLANFINPAGLNSMGRNLYTVTPSSGEPIVAIPGENGIGNIDQGELETSNVNIVEEMVQLIVGQRAYELNSKVIKTGDEMLSSTNQMK, from the coding sequence ATGCTTCGGAGTTTAAATACAGCTGCAACTGGTATGGATTCCCAGCAACGTCTCATCGATACTCTCTCGAACAATATGGCTAACGTGAACACAATAGGTTTTAAAGCAAGTAAGGCCTATTTTCATGATTTACTTTATCAAAATATCAGAGCACCTGGCCTACAAACGACAACAGGAGTTATTGCACCGAGTGGTATCCAAATTGGGAATGGTTCTAAAATTGTTTCTGTAGAAAAGTCTTTTGATGAGGGTGCTATAAAAATCACAAACAAAGACACAGATATGGCCATCATGGGAAAAGGTTTTTTTCGCATCCAATTGCCTGATGGCACAATTGGATATACTCGGGACGGAACTTTTAGACGCAGTGCAGATGGAAGAATTGTGACTTCAGAAGGACTACCACTCATTCCAGAAATTGTGATTCCACCAAATACTTTGCATTTAACTATTGGATTAGATGGTTTAGTTTCTGCAAAAGTAAGTGGAGAACAAGAGCCAAGAAATTTAGGACAAATTTTATTAGCAAATTTTATTAATCCAGCCGGTTTAAATTCTATGGGGAGAAACTTGTATACAGTAACTCCATCTTCAGGGGAACCAATAGTGGCAATTCCTGGTGAAAATGGAATTGGAAATATTGATCAAGGCGAACTTGAAACAAGCAACGTAAATATAGTTGAAGAAATGGTTCAACTTATTGTTGGACAAAGAGCATATGAATTAAATAGTAAAGTTATTAAGACTGGCGATGAAATGCTCTCTTCTACAAATCAAATGAAGTAA
- a CDS encoding flagella basal body P-ring formation protein FlgA, with amino-acid sequence MLSVPPTIYLEYKNLAKTDNIAEIQKDLIVQFIKILKKDDNIIIENSTRQKLGNEKDINYIARCIQCNIEIGHEYEINASSIHKTKNTFINQYVFDIRNEKNQKTSWQLELAEKKLIYYISAKNNLLPNYILTEKDIEISSCYTDELKCSPKNYFSNKLDAQSNLNKVTNKRTNNTIRQGKEIDILTLSQEILVHSGEKIKIIYSPTDNLTIQTYGKSLTNGGLGETIRVQINNWFDNSSVLHPTGIIEGTVVAPGEVKYAVKQ; translated from the coding sequence ATGTTGTCTGTACCTCCTACAATATATTTAGAATATAAAAACCTTGCCAAAACAGACAATATTGCTGAAATACAAAAAGATCTCATTGTGCAATTTATAAAAATATTAAAAAAAGATGACAATATAATAATTGAAAACTCAACTCGTCAAAAGTTAGGTAATGAAAAAGATATAAATTATATTGCGCGGTGTATCCAATGTAACATAGAAATTGGGCATGAATATGAAATAAATGCTTCATCAATTCATAAAACGAAAAATACCTTTATTAATCAATACGTTTTTGATATTCGAAACGAAAAAAATCAAAAAACATCTTGGCAACTTGAATTAGCTGAAAAAAAACTTATATATTATATTTCCGCAAAAAATAATTTATTGCCAAATTATATTCTTACAGAAAAAGATATTGAAATTTCTTCTTGTTATACTGATGAATTAAAGTGCAGTCCAAAAAATTATTTCTCAAATAAATTGGATGCACAATCAAATCTCAATAAAGTAACAAACAAAAGAACAAATAATACAATTAGACAAGGAAAAGAAATAGATATACTAACTTTATCCCAGGAAATTCTGGTTCATTCAGGAGAAAAAATAAAAATTATATATTCTCCAACAGATAACCTAACTATTCAGACCTATGGAAAATCTTTAACTAATGGTGGACTTGGCGAGACTATTCGTGTTCAAATAAATAACTGGTTTGACAATAGTTCAGTTTTACATCCCACTGGAATTATTGAAGGAACAGTAGTCGCTCCGGGTGAGGTTAAATATGCAGTCAAACAATAA